One genomic window of Dendropsophus ebraccatus isolate aDenEbr1 unplaced genomic scaffold, aDenEbr1.pat pat_scaffold_868_ctg1, whole genome shotgun sequence includes the following:
- the LOC138780818 gene encoding apolipoprotein A-I-like, giving the protein MKIPVLSLFLLCLSGTYGVSIPQQNEAQPPQPTIRDSFKNLLHHSMVFGVELISTWKSSEAEREAVLGGRIELIKRSYFSFALTIAAPLIQTYHEVAKEINETYPVYNNKVMPIVLSFVVKAAESLRSAAAEIKPHFEKFEENTKEQQNAFWEEIRPIILGKVKSVIETLNSNLKPYIEDVRKEVAAAKSKEDKPPSEKDPGYAAWEENLKIQEFVQKLALFDKDLLKKMLSELQITSTKA; this is encoded by the exons ATGAAAATCCCGGTTTTATCCCTATTCCTCTTGTGCCTATCAG GAACATATGGCGTGTCCATTCCCCAACAAAATGAAGCACAACCTCCACAGCCTACAATACGGGACTCTTTCAAGAATCTATTGCATCATTCAATGGTGTTTGGTGTAGAACTAATCTCAACCTGGAAGTCATCAGAGGCTGAAAGAGA GGCTGTATTAGGCGGCAGAATAGAACTAATAAAGAGAAGTTATTTTAGCTTTGCCCTGACAATTGCTGCACCCTTGATACAAACCTATCACGAGGTGGCCAAGGAAATCAATGAGACCTACCCAGTCTACAACAATAAGGTTATGCCTATTGTCCTATCATTTGTGGTTAAAGCTGCGGAAAGTCTACGTTCAGCTGCTGCGGAAATAAAGCCTCATTTTGAGAAGTTTGAGGAGAACACTAAAGAACAACAGAATGCCTTCTGGGAAGAAATACGACCCATTATACTAGGTAAGGTAAAGTCTGTTATAGAAACCCTAAATAGCAATCTAAAGCCCTATATCGAGGATGTCCGCAAAGAAGTAGCAGCTGCAAAGAGCAAAGAAGATAAACCACCATCTGAAAAAGATCCCGGATATGCCGCTTGGGAAGAAAATCTCAAGATTCAAGAGTTTGTGCAAAAATTAGCCTTGTTTGATAAGGACCTGTTGAAGAAGATGTTATCTGAGCTGCAGATTACCAGTACCAAGGCTTAG